One window from the genome of Penaeus monodon isolate SGIC_2016 chromosome 4, NSTDA_Pmon_1, whole genome shotgun sequence encodes:
- the LOC119568864 gene encoding PHD finger protein 19-like isoform X1: MRTIMSGARKRVVDRFPDLPSPFLMQDGDSEGDSGFVTPDSTTKERESRFVEGQDVLSHGKDGLYYLGTIVVVDSENERCLVQFEDSTAHWSLYKDLTKLKLPESDDLCVICKSSKSWDTNEIVLCHICEQGYHQDCLQPRIGKEYCEPDSQWECPRCAGHSAMEKEERKKSRENSPRKQRPRPQQQQPENTKLDLPYDINSLTWDQGHKSNREQTYCYCGGPGEWYNRMLQCQRCKQWFHEACVDCLHLSLLYGDRFYVFVCALCNEGTEFLHRLDVKWVDVVHLSIFNLTLQDSKTYFEYEDTITQWINDNWELLQAPLGLQNIRVSERKHEVLRVLEGNRPRFKCGREIKKKTSIWGLRVRVPPPVPAITLPAVGVITEDSIKHITLRNKKTRNADSPPIPRSYKLREDKQEEVDEALARFSPAKKRALSPSTLEQEEESPNSGSVRRKRKRELDILMDDKKVGVRCSNVNSLFQAKKMIEEVGSVKANSTTGSQAPVKRKRGRPPKNQQNLQSANDLRDLKQKRAQKLLKEALKQGKGLRPVTKSGLGITTPNSITPGDTSGDETSSHGTLDSFIPPPSNFEGQNNPFLNLDSLSYGMPVIRPLKRKLNENDIRIGKNGEVKRRRFRKKCDKAKLMFLLQNGSINMNGGNDIRLNGTNSIKNCVDYALSGRLNSSNKMEDGSEGGEDAKVGDTGFSYSDLKSTVNNYFGAANRIANGEKFHVLARRVSLEEKVQYLIEWDCPSSSLGQGVKPCLYSSSI; the protein is encoded by the exons GTTGTGGACCGTTTTCCtgaccttccttcccctttcctaatGCAGGATGGGGACAGCGAGGGTGACAGTGGGTTCGTGACACCAGACAGCACCACCAAAGAGAGGGAGTCACGCTTCGTAGAGGGCCAGGATGTACTCTCGCATGGAAAGGACGGCCTGTATTATCTAGGAACTATAGTTGTG GTTGACAGTGAAAATGAGCGTTGCCTGGTGCAGTTTGAGGACAGCACGGCCCACTGGTCTCTCTACAAAGACCTCACCAAGCTGAAACTGCCTGAGTCTGATGATCTCTGTGTTATATGCAAGTCTTCCAAAAGCTGGGATACAAATGAAATTGTTTTGTGTCACATATGTGAGCAAGGCTACCATCAAGATTGTCTCCAG CCAAGGATAGGGAAGGAATATTGTGAGCCTGATAGCCAGTGGGAGTGTCCAAGGTGTGCAGGCCACTCAGCCATGGAGAAAGAAGAACGGAAAAAATCAAGGGAGAATTCTCCACGCAAACAGCGACCACGGCCACAGCAGCAACAACCTGAGAATACCAAACTAGACCTGCCATATGAT ATTAACAGCTTAACATGGGACCAAGGTCACAAAAGCAACAGAGAGCAGACGTACTGCTACTGCGGTGGACCAGGAGAATGGTATAACCGCATGCTTCAGTGCCAACGATGTAAACAGTGGTTCCATGAAGCCTGTGTTGATTGTCTACATCTGTCCCTCTTATATGGTGATAG gttttatgtttttgtatgtgctttgTGCAATGAAGGAACAGAATTCCTTCATAGATTAGATGTGAAGTGGGTAGATGTTGTGCATCTATCAATATTTAATCTAACTTTGCAAGATTCCAAAACTTACTTTGAGTATGAAGACACCATCACACAGTGGATTAATGACAACTGGGAATTATTGCAAGCACCACTAGGG CTTCAAAACATTCGAGTTAGTGAGAGGAAACACGAGGTATTAAGAGTCCTGGAAGGAAACAGACCAAG GTTTAAATGTGgtcgggaaataaaaaagaaaaccagtATATGGGGCCTAAGAGTACGTGTCCCACCCCCTGTGCCAGCTATTACCCTGCCTGCCGTGGGTGTCATCACGGAAGACTCCATCAAACACATAACGCTGAGAAACAAAAAGACTCGTAATGCCGACAG CCCTCCAATACCCCGAAGTTACAAGCTGCGTGAGGACAAGCAGGAGGAGGTGGACGAGGCTCTGGCACGGTTCAGCCCTGCCAAGAAGCGAGCCCTGTCTCCCAGTACcctggagcaggaggaggagagtccCAACAGTGGCAGCGTGAGACGAAAGAGAAAACGCGAGTTGGACATTCTCATGGATGATAAAAAG gTTGGAGTAAGATGTTCCAATGTAAACTCCTTATTCCAGgcaaagaaaatgatagaagagGTAGGATCGGTTAAAGCCAATAGTACAACAGGCTCACAAGCCCCGGTTAAAAGAAAACGAGGCCGGCCGCCTAAGAACCAGCAGAACCTACAATCGGCAAACGACCTGCGTGACTTGAAACAGAAAAGGGCACAGAAGCTTTTGAAAGAGGCACTGAAGCag GGCAAAGGTTTGCGGCCAGTTACCAAGTCAGGTCTTGGGATCACCACCCCAAATTCTATCACCCCGGGAGACACAAGCGGTGATGAAACCTCCTCGCACGGCACACTtgattccttcattcctcctccatcCAACTTTGAGGGCCAGAACAACCCCTTCCTGAATCTCGACTCTCTCAGTTATGGCATGCCAGTCATCAGACCCCTAAAGCGAAAATTAAATGAGAACGACATCCGCATTGGCAAAAATGGGGAGGTGAAGCGGAGACGCTTCCGCAAAAAGTGCGACAAGGCGAAGCTAATGTTCCTACTACAGAATGGCTCCATTAATATGAACGGTGGAAATGACATCAGGTTGAATGGCACCAACAGCATAAAGAATTGTGTGGACTATGCGCTAAGTGGGAGACTGAATTCCAGCAACAAGATGGAGGATGGTAGTGAAGGAGGCGAGGATGCCAAAGTGGGTGACACTGGTTTCTCATATAGTGACCTGAAGTCGACTGTTAATAATTACTTCGGGGCTGCAAACAGAATAGCAAATGGTGAAAAGTTCCATGTGTTAGCGAGGAGAGTAAGTCTTGAAGAGAAAGTCCAGTACCTCATAGAATGGGACTGTCCGAGTTCCTCCTTAGGCCAAGGTGTAAAACCTTGTCTTTATTCTTCATCCATCTAG
- the LOC119568864 gene encoding PHD finger protein 19-like isoform X2, giving the protein MRTIMSGARKRVVDRFPDLPSPFLMQDGDSEGDSGFVTPDSTTKERESRFVEGQDVLSHGKDGLYYLGTIVVVDSENERCLVQFEDSTAHWSLYKDLTKLKLPESDDLCVICKSSKSWDTNEIVLCHICEQGYHQDCLQPRIGKEYCEPDSQWECPRCAGHSAMEKEERKKSRENSPRKQRPRPQQQQPENTKLDLPYDINSLTWDQGHKSNREQTYCYCGGPGEWYNRMLQCQRCKQWFHEACVDCLHLSLLYGDRFYVFVCALCNEGTEFLHRLDVKWVDVVHLSIFNLTLQDSKTYFEYEDTITQWINDNWELLQAPLGLQNIRVSERKHEVLRVLEGNRPRFKCGREIKKKTSIWGLRVRVPPPVPAITLPAVGVITEDSIKHITLRNKKTRNADSPPIPRSYKLREDKQEEVDEALARFSPAKKRALSPSTLEQEEESPNSGSVRRKRKRELDILMDDKKAKKMIEEVGSVKANSTTGSQAPVKRKRGRPPKNQQNLQSANDLRDLKQKRAQKLLKEALKQGKGLRPVTKSGLGITTPNSITPGDTSGDETSSHGTLDSFIPPPSNFEGQNNPFLNLDSLSYGMPVIRPLKRKLNENDIRIGKNGEVKRRRFRKKCDKAKLMFLLQNGSINMNGGNDIRLNGTNSIKNCVDYALSGRLNSSNKMEDGSEGGEDAKVGDTGFSYSDLKSTVNNYFGAANRIANGEKFHVLARRVSLEEKVQYLIEWDCPSSSLGQGVKPCLYSSSI; this is encoded by the exons GTTGTGGACCGTTTTCCtgaccttccttcccctttcctaatGCAGGATGGGGACAGCGAGGGTGACAGTGGGTTCGTGACACCAGACAGCACCACCAAAGAGAGGGAGTCACGCTTCGTAGAGGGCCAGGATGTACTCTCGCATGGAAAGGACGGCCTGTATTATCTAGGAACTATAGTTGTG GTTGACAGTGAAAATGAGCGTTGCCTGGTGCAGTTTGAGGACAGCACGGCCCACTGGTCTCTCTACAAAGACCTCACCAAGCTGAAACTGCCTGAGTCTGATGATCTCTGTGTTATATGCAAGTCTTCCAAAAGCTGGGATACAAATGAAATTGTTTTGTGTCACATATGTGAGCAAGGCTACCATCAAGATTGTCTCCAG CCAAGGATAGGGAAGGAATATTGTGAGCCTGATAGCCAGTGGGAGTGTCCAAGGTGTGCAGGCCACTCAGCCATGGAGAAAGAAGAACGGAAAAAATCAAGGGAGAATTCTCCACGCAAACAGCGACCACGGCCACAGCAGCAACAACCTGAGAATACCAAACTAGACCTGCCATATGAT ATTAACAGCTTAACATGGGACCAAGGTCACAAAAGCAACAGAGAGCAGACGTACTGCTACTGCGGTGGACCAGGAGAATGGTATAACCGCATGCTTCAGTGCCAACGATGTAAACAGTGGTTCCATGAAGCCTGTGTTGATTGTCTACATCTGTCCCTCTTATATGGTGATAG gttttatgtttttgtatgtgctttgTGCAATGAAGGAACAGAATTCCTTCATAGATTAGATGTGAAGTGGGTAGATGTTGTGCATCTATCAATATTTAATCTAACTTTGCAAGATTCCAAAACTTACTTTGAGTATGAAGACACCATCACACAGTGGATTAATGACAACTGGGAATTATTGCAAGCACCACTAGGG CTTCAAAACATTCGAGTTAGTGAGAGGAAACACGAGGTATTAAGAGTCCTGGAAGGAAACAGACCAAG GTTTAAATGTGgtcgggaaataaaaaagaaaaccagtATATGGGGCCTAAGAGTACGTGTCCCACCCCCTGTGCCAGCTATTACCCTGCCTGCCGTGGGTGTCATCACGGAAGACTCCATCAAACACATAACGCTGAGAAACAAAAAGACTCGTAATGCCGACAG CCCTCCAATACCCCGAAGTTACAAGCTGCGTGAGGACAAGCAGGAGGAGGTGGACGAGGCTCTGGCACGGTTCAGCCCTGCCAAGAAGCGAGCCCTGTCTCCCAGTACcctggagcaggaggaggagagtccCAACAGTGGCAGCGTGAGACGAAAGAGAAAACGCGAGTTGGACATTCTCATGGATGATAAAAAG gcaaagaaaatgatagaagagGTAGGATCGGTTAAAGCCAATAGTACAACAGGCTCACAAGCCCCGGTTAAAAGAAAACGAGGCCGGCCGCCTAAGAACCAGCAGAACCTACAATCGGCAAACGACCTGCGTGACTTGAAACAGAAAAGGGCACAGAAGCTTTTGAAAGAGGCACTGAAGCag GGCAAAGGTTTGCGGCCAGTTACCAAGTCAGGTCTTGGGATCACCACCCCAAATTCTATCACCCCGGGAGACACAAGCGGTGATGAAACCTCCTCGCACGGCACACTtgattccttcattcctcctccatcCAACTTTGAGGGCCAGAACAACCCCTTCCTGAATCTCGACTCTCTCAGTTATGGCATGCCAGTCATCAGACCCCTAAAGCGAAAATTAAATGAGAACGACATCCGCATTGGCAAAAATGGGGAGGTGAAGCGGAGACGCTTCCGCAAAAAGTGCGACAAGGCGAAGCTAATGTTCCTACTACAGAATGGCTCCATTAATATGAACGGTGGAAATGACATCAGGTTGAATGGCACCAACAGCATAAAGAATTGTGTGGACTATGCGCTAAGTGGGAGACTGAATTCCAGCAACAAGATGGAGGATGGTAGTGAAGGAGGCGAGGATGCCAAAGTGGGTGACACTGGTTTCTCATATAGTGACCTGAAGTCGACTGTTAATAATTACTTCGGGGCTGCAAACAGAATAGCAAATGGTGAAAAGTTCCATGTGTTAGCGAGGAGAGTAAGTCTTGAAGAGAAAGTCCAGTACCTCATAGAATGGGACTGTCCGAGTTCCTCCTTAGGCCAAGGTGTAAAACCTTGTCTTTATTCTTCATCCATCTAG
- the LOC119568864 gene encoding PHD finger protein 19-like isoform X3 translates to MRTIMSGARKRDGDSEGDSGFVTPDSTTKERESRFVEGQDVLSHGKDGLYYLGTIVVVDSENERCLVQFEDSTAHWSLYKDLTKLKLPESDDLCVICKSSKSWDTNEIVLCHICEQGYHQDCLQPRIGKEYCEPDSQWECPRCAGHSAMEKEERKKSRENSPRKQRPRPQQQQPENTKLDLPYDINSLTWDQGHKSNREQTYCYCGGPGEWYNRMLQCQRCKQWFHEACVDCLHLSLLYGDRFYVFVCALCNEGTEFLHRLDVKWVDVVHLSIFNLTLQDSKTYFEYEDTITQWINDNWELLQAPLGLQNIRVSERKHEVLRVLEGNRPRFKCGREIKKKTSIWGLRVRVPPPVPAITLPAVGVITEDSIKHITLRNKKTRNADSPPIPRSYKLREDKQEEVDEALARFSPAKKRALSPSTLEQEEESPNSGSVRRKRKRELDILMDDKKVGVRCSNVNSLFQAKKMIEEVGSVKANSTTGSQAPVKRKRGRPPKNQQNLQSANDLRDLKQKRAQKLLKEALKQGKGLRPVTKSGLGITTPNSITPGDTSGDETSSHGTLDSFIPPPSNFEGQNNPFLNLDSLSYGMPVIRPLKRKLNENDIRIGKNGEVKRRRFRKKCDKAKLMFLLQNGSINMNGGNDIRLNGTNSIKNCVDYALSGRLNSSNKMEDGSEGGEDAKVGDTGFSYSDLKSTVNNYFGAANRIANGEKFHVLARRVSLEEKVQYLIEWDCPSSSLGQGVKPCLYSSSI, encoded by the exons GATGGGGACAGCGAGGGTGACAGTGGGTTCGTGACACCAGACAGCACCACCAAAGAGAGGGAGTCACGCTTCGTAGAGGGCCAGGATGTACTCTCGCATGGAAAGGACGGCCTGTATTATCTAGGAACTATAGTTGTG GTTGACAGTGAAAATGAGCGTTGCCTGGTGCAGTTTGAGGACAGCACGGCCCACTGGTCTCTCTACAAAGACCTCACCAAGCTGAAACTGCCTGAGTCTGATGATCTCTGTGTTATATGCAAGTCTTCCAAAAGCTGGGATACAAATGAAATTGTTTTGTGTCACATATGTGAGCAAGGCTACCATCAAGATTGTCTCCAG CCAAGGATAGGGAAGGAATATTGTGAGCCTGATAGCCAGTGGGAGTGTCCAAGGTGTGCAGGCCACTCAGCCATGGAGAAAGAAGAACGGAAAAAATCAAGGGAGAATTCTCCACGCAAACAGCGACCACGGCCACAGCAGCAACAACCTGAGAATACCAAACTAGACCTGCCATATGAT ATTAACAGCTTAACATGGGACCAAGGTCACAAAAGCAACAGAGAGCAGACGTACTGCTACTGCGGTGGACCAGGAGAATGGTATAACCGCATGCTTCAGTGCCAACGATGTAAACAGTGGTTCCATGAAGCCTGTGTTGATTGTCTACATCTGTCCCTCTTATATGGTGATAG gttttatgtttttgtatgtgctttgTGCAATGAAGGAACAGAATTCCTTCATAGATTAGATGTGAAGTGGGTAGATGTTGTGCATCTATCAATATTTAATCTAACTTTGCAAGATTCCAAAACTTACTTTGAGTATGAAGACACCATCACACAGTGGATTAATGACAACTGGGAATTATTGCAAGCACCACTAGGG CTTCAAAACATTCGAGTTAGTGAGAGGAAACACGAGGTATTAAGAGTCCTGGAAGGAAACAGACCAAG GTTTAAATGTGgtcgggaaataaaaaagaaaaccagtATATGGGGCCTAAGAGTACGTGTCCCACCCCCTGTGCCAGCTATTACCCTGCCTGCCGTGGGTGTCATCACGGAAGACTCCATCAAACACATAACGCTGAGAAACAAAAAGACTCGTAATGCCGACAG CCCTCCAATACCCCGAAGTTACAAGCTGCGTGAGGACAAGCAGGAGGAGGTGGACGAGGCTCTGGCACGGTTCAGCCCTGCCAAGAAGCGAGCCCTGTCTCCCAGTACcctggagcaggaggaggagagtccCAACAGTGGCAGCGTGAGACGAAAGAGAAAACGCGAGTTGGACATTCTCATGGATGATAAAAAG gTTGGAGTAAGATGTTCCAATGTAAACTCCTTATTCCAGgcaaagaaaatgatagaagagGTAGGATCGGTTAAAGCCAATAGTACAACAGGCTCACAAGCCCCGGTTAAAAGAAAACGAGGCCGGCCGCCTAAGAACCAGCAGAACCTACAATCGGCAAACGACCTGCGTGACTTGAAACAGAAAAGGGCACAGAAGCTTTTGAAAGAGGCACTGAAGCag GGCAAAGGTTTGCGGCCAGTTACCAAGTCAGGTCTTGGGATCACCACCCCAAATTCTATCACCCCGGGAGACACAAGCGGTGATGAAACCTCCTCGCACGGCACACTtgattccttcattcctcctccatcCAACTTTGAGGGCCAGAACAACCCCTTCCTGAATCTCGACTCTCTCAGTTATGGCATGCCAGTCATCAGACCCCTAAAGCGAAAATTAAATGAGAACGACATCCGCATTGGCAAAAATGGGGAGGTGAAGCGGAGACGCTTCCGCAAAAAGTGCGACAAGGCGAAGCTAATGTTCCTACTACAGAATGGCTCCATTAATATGAACGGTGGAAATGACATCAGGTTGAATGGCACCAACAGCATAAAGAATTGTGTGGACTATGCGCTAAGTGGGAGACTGAATTCCAGCAACAAGATGGAGGATGGTAGTGAAGGAGGCGAGGATGCCAAAGTGGGTGACACTGGTTTCTCATATAGTGACCTGAAGTCGACTGTTAATAATTACTTCGGGGCTGCAAACAGAATAGCAAATGGTGAAAAGTTCCATGTGTTAGCGAGGAGAGTAAGTCTTGAAGAGAAAGTCCAGTACCTCATAGAATGGGACTGTCCGAGTTCCTCCTTAGGCCAAGGTGTAAAACCTTGTCTTTATTCTTCATCCATCTAG